A DNA window from Hydrogenophaga taeniospiralis contains the following coding sequences:
- a CDS encoding antibiotic biosynthesis monooxygenase, with amino-acid sequence MFSRIGTFDVNPLKLTELVAHFHDQVVPAFSEHVGFLGYQAYVDHERGRFVGVSLWSTRAELEASAGTAKQALEVAFKIGATPVGEPQILQMAFNAKPRERGTPDA; translated from the coding sequence ATGTTCTCCCGCATCGGAACCTTTGACGTAAATCCATTGAAGCTCACTGAACTGGTTGCGCACTTTCACGATCAGGTAGTTCCAGCCTTCTCAGAACACGTAGGTTTTCTTGGCTATCAAGCCTACGTAGATCACGAGCGTGGAAGATTCGTAGGTGTTTCTCTATGGAGTACACGCGCCGAATTGGAAGCAAGCGCAGGCACAGCGAAGCAGGCGCTGGAAGTAGCCTTCAAGATCGGAGCCACGCCAGTGGGTGAACCACAGATTCTTCAAATGGCATTTAATGCAAAGCCGAGAGAACGAGGCACACCAGATGCCTAA
- a CDS encoding HAD family hydrolase: MRYSPAHMNAATPTPSQTTESRAPADAPAIVPDLGLDTSRVRAITLDLDDTLWPIWPAIARAEDVLQAWLNEHAPATAALCAAPGTLRELRNQMSTTRPDLVHDMSGLRRESIRLVLQRAGDDPALAEPAFEVFFAERHRVELFDDALPALEWLSSRYPVVAVSNGNADVHRVGIGAHFRASLNAHGFGAAKPDARIFHAAAQAAGVEAEQVLHIGDDAHLDGVGALQAGMQLAWVNREGHAWAHAPLAPHITVTELLALCRALG, encoded by the coding sequence ATGCGCTATTCTCCCGCACACATGAACGCCGCCACCCCCACGCCCTCGCAAACCACCGAGAGCCGCGCCCCAGCGGACGCGCCTGCCATCGTGCCAGACCTCGGCCTCGACACCAGCCGCGTGCGCGCCATCACGCTCGATCTGGACGACACGCTCTGGCCGATCTGGCCCGCCATCGCCCGCGCCGAAGACGTGCTGCAGGCCTGGCTGAACGAGCACGCGCCGGCCACCGCCGCGCTGTGCGCCGCGCCGGGCACGCTGCGCGAACTGCGCAACCAGATGAGCACCACCCGGCCCGATCTGGTACACGACATGAGCGGGCTGCGCCGCGAGTCGATCCGCCTGGTGCTGCAGCGCGCGGGCGACGACCCGGCGCTGGCCGAGCCGGCGTTCGAGGTGTTCTTTGCCGAGCGGCACCGCGTGGAGCTGTTCGACGACGCGCTGCCCGCTCTGGAGTGGCTGAGCAGCCGCTACCCGGTGGTGGCGGTGTCCAACGGCAACGCCGACGTGCACCGCGTGGGCATCGGCGCGCATTTCCGGGCCTCGCTCAACGCGCACGGCTTCGGCGCGGCCAAGCCCGACGCCCGCATCTTCCACGCCGCCGCGCAGGCCGCCGGCGTGGAGGCCGAGCAAGTGCTGCACATCGGGGACGATGCGCACCTCGACGGCGTGGGTGCGCTCCAGGCCGGCATGCAGCTCGCCTGGGTGAACCGCGAGGGCCACGCCTGGGCGCACGCGCCGCTGGCGCCCCACATCACCGTGACCGAGCTGCTGGCCCTGTGCCGCGCGCTCGGCTGA
- a CDS encoding Lon protease family protein, with translation MSTTRLAPEQLSLRIDPASLGFDDTSALPTGTLPWIGQERAETAARFGLAMDQPDYNLFVLGEVGSGRATLLRQLTKAVAAERPVPPDLCYLHNFDAPERPRALRMPAGQGRELRQLMGKLSRFLQSEIPLRLSSEDFKAESERIQNAYQAEEAKAYAELDAFAEARSFNLFRESGHLVFTLIGEKGAALTEAEARALSKDRRAEIDKAEQELRDEIARFLEKTRPMLRVMNEGLAALRRQTVKPLLDHELQNIRVSLKKQIKDSVKLGSYLDQVQHDVLEHIELFIAQDSDDEARQEALAQLLLGYRVNLVVDNADLSGAPVIAEDNPVFHMLFGRIEYQAEEDVMMTDFFRVRAGSLIRAHGGFLLLHLRDLLADELVWEKLRRFMRSGRVQIEEPGSSLMPMAAVSLHPEAVDVEAKLVLIGSVDEYYALQEADPEFARHFRVKVDFAESFPASDDTRAASALFVAHTCRKLGLPHLSAPAVARLIEDAHRQVDDQTRQSAIFARTEALVAESAGMCRARGASRVELKDVDAALDARRQRHNYPEQRLRESIAEGERLITLHGEQVGQINGLTQIDLGDWRFGLPVRVSARTHAGTQGLLNIEREVEMSGPIHDKGVLILHSYLTALFAHLAPLALNASIVFEQEYHGVEGDSASCAELFAVLSALSGVPLNQGIAVTGALNQHGEVLPVGGINEKIEGWFRVCEASGLDGHQGVLMPARNLRHLMLERPVIDAVEQGRFHIHTAAHLSDGLELLTGLPSGLPAAPAAEVDYPAESVLGRAQQTLQAYRRACQRAGTTGRSRRSRP, from the coding sequence ATGAGCACCACCCGCCTTGCCCCCGAGCAACTGAGCCTGCGCATCGACCCCGCCTCGCTGGGCTTCGACGACACCTCCGCGCTGCCCACCGGCACCCTGCCCTGGATCGGCCAGGAACGCGCCGAAACCGCCGCGCGCTTCGGCCTGGCGATGGACCAGCCCGACTACAACCTGTTCGTGCTGGGCGAGGTGGGCAGCGGGCGCGCCACGCTGCTGCGGCAGCTGACGAAGGCGGTGGCCGCCGAGCGCCCGGTGCCGCCCGACCTGTGTTACCTGCACAACTTCGACGCCCCCGAGCGCCCGCGCGCCCTGCGCATGCCCGCCGGCCAGGGGCGCGAGCTGCGCCAGCTCATGGGCAAGCTCTCGCGCTTCCTGCAGAGCGAGATTCCGCTGCGCCTGAGCAGCGAGGACTTCAAGGCCGAGAGCGAGCGCATCCAGAACGCCTACCAGGCCGAGGAGGCCAAGGCCTATGCCGAACTCGACGCCTTCGCCGAGGCACGCAGCTTCAACCTGTTTCGCGAGTCGGGCCACCTGGTCTTCACCCTCATCGGTGAAAAAGGCGCCGCGCTGACCGAAGCCGAGGCCCGCGCGCTCTCCAAGGACCGGCGCGCCGAGATCGACAAGGCCGAACAGGAGCTGCGCGACGAGATCGCGCGCTTCCTGGAAAAGACCCGCCCCATGCTGCGGGTGATGAACGAGGGCCTGGCCGCGCTGCGCCGCCAGACCGTCAAGCCCCTGCTCGACCACGAGCTGCAGAACATCCGGGTGAGCCTGAAGAAACAGATCAAGGACTCCGTCAAGCTCGGGAGCTACCTTGACCAGGTGCAGCACGACGTGCTCGAACACATCGAACTCTTCATCGCGCAGGACAGCGACGACGAGGCTCGCCAGGAAGCGCTGGCCCAGCTGCTGCTGGGCTACCGCGTCAACCTGGTGGTGGACAACGCCGACCTGTCGGGCGCGCCGGTGATCGCGGAAGACAACCCGGTGTTCCACATGCTCTTTGGCCGCATCGAGTACCAGGCCGAAGAGGACGTGATGATGACCGACTTCTTCCGCGTGCGCGCGGGCAGCCTGATCCGCGCCCACGGCGGTTTTCTGCTGCTGCACCTGCGCGACCTGCTGGCCGACGAGCTGGTGTGGGAAAAGCTGCGCCGCTTCATGCGCTCGGGCCGGGTGCAGATCGAGGAGCCCGGCAGCTCGCTGATGCCGATGGCGGCCGTCTCGCTGCACCCCGAGGCGGTGGACGTGGAGGCCAAGCTGGTCCTGATCGGATCGGTGGACGAGTACTACGCGTTGCAGGAGGCCGATCCCGAATTCGCGCGCCATTTCCGGGTCAAGGTCGATTTCGCCGAGAGCTTCCCGGCCAGCGACGACACGCGCGCGGCCAGCGCGCTGTTCGTGGCCCACACCTGCCGCAAGCTCGGCCTGCCCCACCTGTCGGCGCCGGCCGTGGCCCGCCTGATCGAGGACGCCCACCGCCAGGTGGACGACCAGACGCGCCAGAGCGCCATCTTCGCGCGCACCGAGGCCCTGGTGGCCGAGAGCGCGGGCATGTGCCGCGCGCGCGGCGCCAGCCGGGTCGAGCTGAAGGACGTGGACGCGGCGCTGGACGCGCGGCGCCAGCGCCACAACTACCCCGAGCAGCGCCTGCGCGAATCCATCGCCGAGGGCGAGCGCCTGATCACGCTGCACGGCGAGCAGGTGGGCCAGATCAACGGCCTGACCCAGATCGACCTGGGCGACTGGCGCTTTGGCCTGCCGGTGCGCGTGAGCGCGCGCACGCACGCGGGCACGCAGGGCCTGCTCAACATCGAACGCGAGGTCGAGATGTCGGGCCCCATCCACGACAAGGGTGTGCTGATCCTGCACAGCTACCTCACGGCCCTGTTCGCGCACCTGGCGCCGCTGGCGCTCAACGCCTCCATCGTGTTCGAGCAGGAGTACCACGGCGTGGAGGGCGACTCGGCCTCGTGCGCCGAGCTGTTCGCCGTGCTCTCGGCGCTCTCGGGTGTGCCGCTCAACCAGGGCATCGCGGTCACGGGCGCGCTCAACCAGCACGGCGAGGTGCTGCCGGTGGGCGGCATCAACGAAAAGATCGAAGGCTGGTTCCGCGTCTGCGAAGCCTCGGGCCTGGACGGCCACCAGGGCGTGCTGATGCCCGCGCGCAATCTGCGCCACCTGATGCTGGAGCGCCCCGTGATCGATGCCGTGGAACAGGGCCGCTTCCACATCCACACCGCCGCCCACCTGAGCGACGGGCTGGAGCTGCTGACCGGCCTGCCCTCGGGCCTGCCGGCGGCGCCCGCGGCAGAGGTGGACTACCCGGCCGAGAGCGTGCTCGGGCGGGCGCAGCAGACCCTGCAGGCCTACCGCCGCGCCTGCCAGCGCGCCGGGACGACGGGGCGGTCACGCCGGTCTCGGCCGTGA
- the hpnE gene encoding hydroxysqualene dehydroxylase HpnE, protein MSARLAIVGAGWAGMAAAVAAAEAGVDVTVFEATRALGGRARALHVQRPDGLPLTLDNGQHILIGAYSETLALMQRVGTDLAQALLCLPLALPYPDGSGLRTPAWAARWPAPFDALAAIASARGWRWGERLALIRASLGWQAGGFVCAPGLTVAALCARLPARVMDELIEPLCVSALNLPARDASAQVFLRVMRDALFGRGFGGWAASSLLLPRTDLCALFPQAAARWLQTRHAATARIVEGARVSGLQHQAPGWRLSGQRQGEAFDETFDQVIWATAAGPAAQAMAQTASHTPDADTAERLRAWAGEAAALDFTAITTVYAWAPGVRLAAPMLALRAEPDALAAPAQFVFDRGQLAPQDPAAQGVLAFVISASEGERDALQARVLQQATRQLGLGGLQPIRTVVEKRATFACTPGLRRPAQAIAPGLWAAGDYVDGPYPATLEGAVRSGLAAVARVC, encoded by the coding sequence TTGAGCGCACGGCTGGCCATCGTCGGTGCGGGCTGGGCCGGCATGGCGGCGGCCGTGGCCGCCGCCGAGGCGGGCGTCGACGTGACCGTGTTCGAGGCGACCCGAGCCCTCGGTGGCCGCGCCCGCGCATTGCATGTGCAACGGCCCGACGGCCTGCCGCTCACGCTGGACAACGGACAACACATCCTGATCGGCGCCTACAGCGAAACCCTGGCGCTGATGCAGCGCGTGGGCACCGATCTGGCGCAGGCGCTGCTGTGCCTGCCGCTGGCCCTGCCCTACCCCGACGGCAGTGGTCTGCGGACCCCCGCCTGGGCCGCGCGCTGGCCCGCGCCCTTCGACGCCTTGGCCGCCATCGCCAGCGCGCGCGGCTGGCGCTGGGGCGAGCGGCTGGCGCTGATCCGCGCCTCGCTGGGCTGGCAGGCCGGGGGGTTCGTCTGCGCGCCCGGGCTGACCGTGGCCGCGCTGTGCGCCCGGCTGCCCGCGCGCGTGATGGACGAACTGATCGAACCGCTGTGCGTCTCGGCCCTGAACCTGCCGGCCCGCGACGCCAGCGCGCAGGTGTTCCTGCGCGTCATGCGCGACGCCCTGTTCGGCCGGGGCTTTGGCGGCTGGGCCGCGTCGAGCCTGCTGCTGCCGCGCACCGATCTCTGCGCCCTGTTTCCGCAGGCCGCCGCGCGCTGGCTGCAGACACGGCATGCGGCCACCGCCAGGATTGTTGAGGGCGCCCGCGTGTCGGGCCTGCAGCACCAGGCCCCCGGCTGGCGCCTGAGCGGCCAGCGCCAGGGCGAGGCTTTCGACGAAACTTTTGACCAGGTGATCTGGGCCACCGCCGCCGGCCCGGCCGCGCAGGCCATGGCGCAGACCGCGTCGCACACGCCCGATGCCGACACCGCCGAGCGGCTACGCGCCTGGGCCGGCGAGGCCGCGGCGCTCGACTTCACCGCCATCACCACCGTCTACGCCTGGGCGCCCGGCGTTCGCCTGGCCGCGCCCATGCTCGCCCTGCGCGCCGAGCCCGACGCCCTGGCGGCTCCGGCGCAATTCGTGTTCGACCGCGGCCAGCTCGCCCCGCAGGACCCGGCCGCGCAGGGCGTGCTGGCGTTCGTGATCAGCGCCAGCGAGGGCGAGCGCGACGCGCTGCAGGCGCGCGTGTTGCAGCAGGCGACGCGCCAGCTCGGCCTGGGCGGGCTGCAGCCGATCCGGACCGTGGTGGAAAAACGCGCCACCTTCGCCTGCACCCCCGGCCTGCGGCGCCCGGCGCAGGCCATCGCACCGGGCCTGTGGGCGGCGGGCGACTATGTGGACGGGCCGTACCCGGCCACGCTGGAAGGCGCGGTGCGCAGCGGTCTGGCGGCGGTGGCGCGGGTCTGCTGA
- a CDS encoding alpha/beta fold hydrolase, with product MNSAAVIPQSRYLPCEGREIHFMDWAPAPGVPESTPVVAWHGLARTGRDMDPLAAHLSGLGHRVICPDTIGRGLSEWSPNPEAEYSLDFYARIATALVDQLGLEAFHWVGTSMGGAIGMVCAAGPLQGRVQRLVLNDIGPKLADAAVERIRSYAGNPASFATVGELEQYFRTIYKPYGFLSDAQWKLLTESSTRRLPNGRVTPHYDPAMVMQFTHHPADYELWDAYDRIDIPVLCLRGAESDLLLADTAEAMRDRGPRALVVTIAGCGHAPALNVPEQLDLVSRFLAGQ from the coding sequence ATGAACTCCGCCGCTGTGATTCCCCAGTCGCGCTACCTCCCGTGTGAAGGCCGCGAGATCCATTTCATGGACTGGGCCCCCGCGCCCGGCGTGCCCGAAAGCACGCCCGTGGTCGCCTGGCACGGCCTGGCGCGCACCGGGCGCGACATGGACCCGCTGGCCGCCCACCTGAGCGGCCTGGGGCATCGCGTGATCTGCCCCGACACCATCGGCCGCGGCCTGTCCGAGTGGAGCCCGAACCCGGAGGCCGAGTACAGCCTGGACTTCTACGCCCGCATTGCCACGGCGCTGGTGGACCAGCTCGGGCTGGAAGCCTTTCACTGGGTCGGCACCTCCATGGGCGGCGCCATCGGCATGGTCTGCGCGGCCGGCCCGCTGCAGGGCCGCGTCCAGCGCCTGGTGCTCAACGACATCGGCCCCAAGCTGGCCGACGCGGCGGTCGAACGCATCCGCAGCTACGCGGGCAACCCGGCCTCGTTTGCCACCGTGGGCGAGCTGGAGCAGTACTTCCGCACCATCTACAAACCCTACGGTTTTCTCAGCGACGCGCAGTGGAAGCTGCTCACCGAAAGCTCCACCCGCCGCCTGCCCAACGGCCGCGTGACGCCGCATTACGACCCGGCCATGGTGATGCAGTTCACCCACCACCCCGCCGACTACGAGCTGTGGGACGCCTACGACCGCATCGACATACCGGTGCTGTGCCTGCGCGGCGCGGAATCCGATCTGCTGCTGGCCGACACCGCCGAAGCCATGCGCGACCGCGGGCCGCGTGCGCTGGTGGTGACGATCGCGGGCTGCGGCCACGCGCCGGCGCTCAATGTGCCAGAGCAGCTGGATCTGGTCAGCCGGTTTTTGGCGGGGCAGTGA
- the hemH gene encoding ferrochelatase produces the protein MPFQQEPPIPHGQAARTAIVLCNLGTPDEATAPALRRYLAEFLGDHRVVEIPKPIWWLILHGIILRTRPAKSAAKYASVWMPEGSPLKVWTERQATLLRGYLGERGHQVTVRYAMRYGNPSIPAVLDELKAQGTTRVLIVPAYPQYSGTTTASVFDAVAHWGLKVRHLPELRFINRYHDDAGYIEALAKKVRAHWMHHGQADQLVMSFHGVPERTLQLGDPYHCECQKTARLLAERLGLAKDRYKLTFQSRFGKAKWLEPYTEPTLIALAQQGVKSVDVVCPGFTSDCLETLEEINMEAREAFLRAGGEAFNYIDCLNDSPDWMRALTALTERHLQGWPTKQADDPMALAASRERALALGAKN, from the coding sequence ATGCCTTTCCAACAAGAACCCCCGATCCCGCATGGCCAGGCGGCGCGCACGGCCATCGTGCTGTGCAATCTGGGCACCCCCGACGAAGCCACCGCCCCCGCCCTGCGCCGCTACCTCGCGGAGTTCCTGGGCGACCACCGCGTGGTGGAGATCCCCAAGCCGATCTGGTGGCTGATCCTGCACGGCATCATCCTGCGCACCCGGCCGGCCAAATCGGCCGCGAAGTACGCCAGCGTCTGGATGCCCGAGGGCTCACCGCTCAAGGTGTGGACCGAAAGGCAGGCCACGCTGCTGCGCGGCTACCTGGGCGAGCGCGGCCACCAGGTCACGGTGCGCTACGCCATGCGCTACGGCAACCCGTCCATCCCCGCCGTGCTCGACGAACTCAAGGCCCAGGGCACCACCCGCGTGCTGATCGTGCCGGCCTACCCGCAGTACAGCGGCACCACCACCGCCAGCGTGTTCGACGCGGTGGCGCACTGGGGCCTGAAAGTGCGCCACCTGCCCGAGCTGCGTTTCATCAACCGCTACCACGACGACGCCGGCTACATCGAAGCCCTGGCCAAAAAGGTCCGCGCGCACTGGATGCACCACGGCCAAGCCGATCAACTGGTGATGAGCTTTCACGGCGTGCCCGAGCGCACCCTGCAGCTGGGCGACCCCTACCACTGCGAGTGCCAGAAGACGGCGCGCCTGCTGGCCGAGCGCCTGGGGCTGGCGAAAGACCGCTACAAGCTCACGTTCCAGTCGCGCTTTGGCAAGGCCAAATGGCTGGAGCCCTACACCGAACCCACGCTGATCGCACTCGCGCAGCAGGGCGTGAAGAGCGTGGACGTGGTCTGCCCCGGCTTCACCAGCGACTGCCTGGAAACGCTGGAAGAGATCAACATGGAAGCCCGCGAAGCCTTCCTGCGCGCGGGGGGCGAGGCGTTCAACTACATCGATTGCCTCAACGACAGCCCGGACTGGATGCGCGCCCTGACCGCGCTCACCGAGCGCCACCTGCAGGGCTGGCCCACGAAACAGGCCGACGACCCGATGGCACTGGCGGCCAGCCGGGAGCGGGCGCTGGCGCTGGGCGCGAAGAATTGA
- a CDS encoding efflux RND transporter periplasmic adaptor subunit, which yields MKTPHFALIVTAALVLSACSRPEAPQPPVRSVKLMTVSVGTVNARSEYAGEVKARVESRLGFRVGGKLVQRPAEVGQRVQAGQLLAQLDASDLALASQAAQAQVSAAQTQRDLAAADLKRFTDLKAQGFVSGAEIERRQATLQAAEASLRQARAQGAVQGNQAGYARLLADGAGVVVAVEAEAGQVVAAGTPVVRIARDGARDVVFAVPEDQLAQVRSGQTAQVRLWSSASAGAAATAGATLSAEVREVAASADPVTRTYQVKLSLPADAQAPLGATAHVTLAPNGQSAAPAAIKLPTSALMRSTEGDKQGSAVWLFDTASSTVQVRPVEVAGADGNDVVIAAGLKPGDEVVAAGVHVLSPGQKVTRFTGARVQ from the coding sequence ATGAAAACACCGCACTTTGCTCTCATCGTGACCGCAGCCCTGGTGCTGTCGGCCTGTTCGCGGCCCGAGGCGCCGCAGCCGCCCGTGCGTTCCGTCAAGTTGATGACCGTGAGCGTGGGCACGGTGAACGCCCGCAGCGAGTACGCGGGCGAGGTCAAGGCGCGGGTGGAGTCGCGGCTGGGCTTTCGGGTGGGGGGCAAGCTGGTGCAGCGCCCGGCCGAGGTCGGGCAACGGGTGCAGGCCGGCCAGTTGCTGGCCCAGCTGGATGCGAGCGACCTGGCGCTGGCCAGCCAGGCCGCGCAGGCGCAGGTGAGTGCGGCGCAGACCCAGCGCGATCTGGCGGCGGCCGACCTGAAGCGGTTCACCGATCTGAAAGCACAGGGTTTCGTGAGCGGTGCGGAAATCGAGCGCCGCCAGGCCACGCTGCAGGCGGCCGAGGCCAGCCTGCGCCAGGCCCGGGCCCAGGGCGCTGTGCAGGGCAACCAGGCCGGTTACGCCCGGCTGCTGGCCGACGGCGCGGGCGTGGTGGTGGCGGTGGAGGCCGAGGCGGGCCAGGTGGTGGCCGCGGGCACGCCGGTGGTGCGCATCGCACGCGACGGTGCCCGCGACGTGGTGTTCGCCGTGCCCGAAGACCAACTGGCGCAGGTGCGCAGCGGCCAGACGGCGCAGGTGCGCCTGTGGAGCTCCGCATCGGCCGGTGCTGCGGCCACGGCCGGCGCCACGCTCAGCGCCGAGGTGCGGGAGGTGGCGGCCAGTGCCGACCCGGTCACCCGCACCTACCAGGTCAAGCTCTCGCTGCCGGCCGACGCGCAGGCACCGCTGGGCGCCACCGCCCATGTGACGCTGGCCCCCAACGGGCAGAGCGCCGCGCCGGCGGCCATCAAGCTGCCGACCAGCGCGCTGATGCGCTCGACCGAGGGCGACAAGCAGGGCAGCGCGGTGTGGCTGTTTGACACCGCCAGCAGTACGGTGCAGGTGCGCCCGGTGGAGGTGGCCGGCGCCGATGGCAACGACGTGGTGATCGCCGCTGGCCTGAAGCCGGGCGACGAGGTGGTGGCCGCCGGTGTGCATGTGCTGTCGCCGGGCCAGAAGGTCACGCGTTTCACCGGCGCCCGGGTCCAGTGA
- the hpnD gene encoding presqualene diphosphate synthase HpnD produces MTPQDYVQQKAAASGSSFYYAFLFLPPERRAAITAFYAFCREVDDVVDEVSDPGVAQNKLAWWQHEVNQSFAGHAQHPVMRALMPQAADFGIEARHLLAVIDGCQMDLDQNRYLDFANLQRYCHLVAGVVGEVAAGIFGQTQAQTTDYAHRLGLAFQLTNIIRDVGEDAARGRIYLPVNELQRFDVKAHELLKRGAAPGTDVADFQRRFRALMQFQCERALKTYDEALALLPEADRRAQKPGLMMASIYRTLLQEIAADPLLVLSQRVSLTPLRKFWLAWKVQALGRL; encoded by the coding sequence ATGACCCCCCAAGACTACGTCCAGCAAAAAGCCGCTGCCTCGGGCAGCAGCTTTTATTACGCCTTCCTCTTCCTGCCACCGGAGCGGCGCGCCGCGATCACGGCCTTCTACGCCTTCTGCCGCGAGGTAGACGACGTGGTCGACGAGGTGAGCGACCCGGGCGTGGCGCAGAACAAGCTGGCCTGGTGGCAGCACGAAGTGAACCAGTCCTTTGCGGGCCATGCGCAGCACCCGGTGATGCGCGCGCTGATGCCGCAGGCCGCGGACTTCGGCATCGAGGCCCGCCACCTGCTCGCCGTCATCGACGGCTGCCAGATGGACCTGGACCAGAACCGCTACCTCGACTTCGCCAACCTGCAGCGCTACTGCCACCTGGTGGCCGGCGTGGTGGGTGAAGTGGCCGCCGGCATCTTCGGCCAGACGCAGGCGCAGACCACCGACTATGCGCACCGGCTCGGCCTGGCGTTCCAGCTCACCAACATCATCCGCGACGTGGGCGAAGACGCGGCGCGCGGGCGCATCTACCTGCCGGTCAACGAACTGCAACGCTTCGACGTGAAGGCGCACGAGCTGCTCAAGCGCGGCGCCGCGCCCGGCACCGACGTGGCCGACTTCCAGCGGCGCTTTCGCGCGCTGATGCAGTTCCAGTGCGAACGCGCCCTGAAGACCTACGACGAGGCCCTGGCCCTGCTGCCCGAAGCCGACCGCCGCGCGCAGAAGCCGGGCCTGATGATGGCCAGCATCTACCGCACCCTGTTGCAAGAGATCGCCGCCGATCCGCTGCTGGTGCTGAGCCAGCGCGTGAGCCTGACGCCCCTGCGCAAGTTCTGGCTGGCGTGGAAGGTGCAGGCGCTGGGGCGCCTTTGA
- a CDS encoding glutathione S-transferase family protein, with translation MGLTIHGIAASRAVRPLWAATELGLDFTHVPTPYQGGATRSPGFLALNPNGHIPVVVDQQPPEQGGEIVVWESMACALYIARHHGQPDGHSITPATAREDAEALRWSFWAVNELEADALTVLMHRMAMPAERRKPELAAAAEKRLTVPLRVIEQHLRQQHERGESHLAADRFTVADLCVASVLNWARPARELMAAHPLTHHWVRRCVERPAHVAVKAAG, from the coding sequence ATGGGCCTCACCATCCACGGCATCGCCGCTTCGCGCGCGGTGCGCCCGCTCTGGGCCGCGACCGAACTCGGCCTGGACTTCACCCACGTGCCCACGCCCTACCAGGGCGGTGCGACGCGCAGCCCCGGTTTCCTGGCCCTCAACCCCAACGGCCACATCCCGGTGGTGGTCGATCAGCAGCCCCCGGAGCAGGGCGGTGAGATCGTGGTCTGGGAAAGCATGGCCTGCGCGCTCTACATCGCGCGCCACCACGGCCAGCCCGACGGCCACAGCATCACGCCCGCCACCGCGCGCGAAGACGCCGAGGCGCTGCGCTGGAGCTTCTGGGCCGTCAACGAACTCGAAGCCGACGCGCTCACCGTGCTGATGCACCGCATGGCGATGCCGGCCGAGCGGCGCAAGCCCGAGCTGGCCGCCGCCGCCGAAAAACGCCTGACCGTGCCGCTGCGCGTGATCGAGCAGCACCTGCGGCAGCAGCACGAGCGCGGCGAAAGCCATCTGGCGGCGGACCGCTTCACGGTGGCCGACCTGTGTGTGGCCAGCGTGCTGAACTGGGCCAGGCCGGCGCGCGAACTCATGGCCGCGCACCCGCTCACGCACCACTGGGTCCGGCGCTGCGTGGAGCGCCCTGCGCACGTGGCGGTGAAGGCGGCGGGCTGA
- the hpnC gene encoding squalene synthase HpnC gives MPPASEATPLTAGVGHYENFPVASWLCPPRLRPAVMAIYHFARTADDIADEGDASAEQRLAELAAFRQALDACLADPPGAPTTGRWPHIFGPLGQAAREHALPGALLHDLLSAFEQDVRHTASGHRYASTAELLDYCRLSANPVGRLLLHLYGITDAASLQHSDQICSALQLINFWQDLSVDLPRARYYLPADALQRHALAIEDFLPGAPAPAGSPCAQQALVSELCAQARGLMQMGAPLVHRVPGRAGWELRLVVQGGLRTLDAIAEREYRSWQTRPKLGRSDVPRLLWRALWMR, from the coding sequence ATGCCACCCGCCAGCGAGGCCACCCCACTCACCGCCGGCGTGGGGCACTACGAGAACTTCCCCGTGGCGTCCTGGCTCTGCCCGCCGCGCCTGCGCCCGGCCGTGATGGCGATCTACCACTTCGCCCGCACGGCCGACGACATCGCCGACGAGGGCGATGCCAGCGCCGAGCAGCGCCTGGCCGAGCTGGCGGCGTTCCGGCAGGCGCTCGATGCCTGCCTGGCCGACCCGCCGGGCGCTCCCACCACCGGGCGCTGGCCCCACATTTTTGGCCCGCTGGGCCAGGCGGCGCGCGAACACGCCCTGCCCGGCGCCCTGCTGCACGACCTGCTCAGCGCGTTCGAACAGGACGTGCGCCACACCGCCAGCGGCCACCGCTACGCCAGCACCGCCGAGCTGCTCGACTACTGCCGCCTCTCCGCCAACCCGGTGGGCCGCCTGCTGCTGCACCTCTACGGCATCACCGACGCGGCCTCGCTGCAACACAGCGACCAGATCTGCAGCGCCCTGCAGCTCATCAACTTTTGGCAGGACCTGAGCGTCGACCTGCCGCGCGCCCGGTATTACCTGCCGGCCGACGCCCTGCAACGCCACGCGCTGGCGATCGAAGACTTCCTGCCCGGCGCACCGGCCCCGGCAGGCAGCCCCTGCGCGCAGCAGGCCCTGGTCAGCGAACTCTGCGCCCAGGCCCGTGGGCTGATGCAGATGGGCGCCCCGCTGGTGCACCGCGTGCCCGGGCGCGCCGGCTGGGAACTGCGCCTGGTGGTACAAGGCGGCCTGCGCACGCTCGACGCGATTGCCGAACGGGAGTACCGCAGCTGGCAGACCCGGCCCAAGCTGGGCAGGTCCGATGTGCCCCGCCTGCTGTGGCGCGCCCTCTGGATGCGGTAA